From the Halichoerus grypus chromosome 3, mHalGry1.hap1.1, whole genome shotgun sequence genome, one window contains:
- the LOC118546313 gene encoding transmembrane protease serine 11B-like, whose protein sequence is MVILIFLGVTTILGVTIGLLIHFLAVGKIFYYQGDFHISGITYNDSCENGASQASTDLSKNIETKMSDAFQNSSIYKEYINSQVTKILPDPNGSSVQLQLTFKFPPAKRDNMKTEIEVILHQILKDNMAFWNAVPTSMRLIEISKANVEMLTNNCCGRSANSITPGNRIVNGKNALVGAWPWQASMQWKGQHYCGASLISSRWLLSAAHCFAEKNNSDDWIVNFGTVVNKPYMTQKVQNIIFHENYSRAGVYNDIALVQLAEEVSFTKYVRRICLPEAKMKFSENASVVVTGWGTLYMNGPLPVIFQQASLKIIDNKVCNAPHALSGTVTDKMLCAGFMSGKADACQNDSGGPLAYLDSRNIWHLVGIVSWGNGCAKKNKPGDCLS, encoded by the exons ATGGTGATCCTTATTTTTCTTGGAGTGACAACCATCTTGGGAGTAACTATTGGTCTCCTTATTCATTTTCTGGCAGTTG GAAAGATTTTCTATTACCAAGGTGATTTTCATATTTCTGGAATTACATACAATGATAGTTGTGAAAATGGAGCTTCACAAGCCAGCACAGATCTGAGCAAAAATATAGAGACTAAA ATGTCCGATGCTTTTCAAAATTCtagtatatataaagaatatatcaaCTCTCAGGTCACCAAAATTCT tCCTGATCCCAATGGCTCAAGTGTACAGTTACAGCTGACATTCAAATTTCCTCCAGCAAAGAGGGATAACATGAAGACTGAAATTGAAGTTATCTTACATCAGATACTGAAAGACAACATGGCATTCTGGAATGCAGTCCCTACTTCCATGAGACTCATAG aaatcaGCAAGGCTAATGTTGAAATGCTTACCAACAACT GTTGTGGAAGATCGGCCAACAGTATCACACCAGGCAACCGAATTGTGAATGGGAAGAATGCCCTGGTGGGGGCATGGCCATGGCAAGCCAGCATGCAATGGAAAGGTCAACACTATTGTGGGGCATCTCTGATCAGCAGCCGATGGCTATTATCTGCAGCTCACTGCTTTGCTGA gaaaaataattcagaCGATTGGATTGTCAACTTTGGAACTGTAGTAAATAAACCATATATGACACAGAAAGtccaaaacattatttttcatgaaaattataGCAGGGCTGGAGTTTATAATGATATTGCCCTTGTGCAGCTTGCTGAAGAAGTCTCTTTTACAAAGTATGTTCGTAGGATTTGTCTTCCTGAAGCCAAAATGAAGTTCTCAGAAAATGCCAGTGTTGTAGTTACAGGATGGGGAACACTTTATATGAATG GTCCCCTTCCAGTGATATTTCAGCAAGCCTCTCTGAAGATTATCGACAACAAAGTTTGCAATGCTCCACATGCATTATCTGGCACGGTGACTGATAAAATGCTATGTGCTGGATTTATGTCAGGAAAAGCTGATGCTTGTCAG AATGATTCTGGTGGACCACTAGCTTACCTGGACTCTAGAAATATCTGGCACCTCGTTGGAATAGTAAGCTGGGGTAATGGATGCGCTAAAAAGAATAAGCCAGGTGACTGCTTATCGTGA